Proteins from one Desulfonema limicola genomic window:
- the dmeF gene encoding CDF family Co(II)/Ni(II) efflux transporter DmeF, whose amino-acid sequence MQIQKLSRWQHSHDFAVIHKQGEKRTWQVLILTAVTMVIEIAAGITFGSMALLADGWHMGTHVAAFMITIFAYFYARKHAESPAFTFGTGKVSVLGGFASAIALAAVALMMCVESVERIINPREIHFNQAIGVAVLGLFINIISAFLLQGSHHHGHHHEHEDNEEHHHHDHNLKAAYFHVLADALTSLLAITALTAGKYFGWNQLDPVMGIVGAVVITRWSYTLLRETAPILLDGSIEEEKKLEIKTKIESDSDNRIADLHLWKVGPDDYAAIISIVTHYPKSAEHYKSLLKQYNYVSHITIEVNQCGAAEGDRPCNKSR is encoded by the coding sequence ATGCAGATTCAAAAACTAAGCAGATGGCAGCACAGCCACGATTTTGCAGTTATTCACAAACAAGGGGAAAAACGCACATGGCAGGTTTTGATTTTAACTGCCGTAACAATGGTTATTGAGATTGCTGCGGGCATTACATTTGGATCAATGGCCCTGCTGGCTGACGGCTGGCATATGGGAACCCATGTGGCTGCATTTATGATTACCATATTTGCATATTTTTATGCCAGAAAACATGCAGAAAGCCCGGCTTTTACCTTTGGAACTGGCAAGGTAAGTGTGCTGGGAGGTTTTGCAAGTGCCATAGCCCTGGCAGCAGTAGCTCTTATGATGTGTGTTGAATCTGTTGAGCGGATAATAAATCCCCGGGAGATTCATTTCAACCAGGCAATCGGGGTGGCTGTGCTTGGTCTTTTTATAAATATTATCAGTGCTTTTCTTTTGCAGGGAAGTCATCATCACGGGCATCATCATGAACACGAGGATAATGAAGAGCATCACCATCACGACCACAATCTCAAGGCTGCATATTTCCATGTTCTGGCAGATGCTTTAACATCTCTGCTTGCAATTACAGCTCTTACTGCAGGAAAATATTTTGGCTGGAATCAGCTTGATCCTGTGATGGGTATTGTCGGGGCTGTTGTTATAACGCGCTGGTCTTATACCCTGCTTAGGGAAACTGCTCCAATCCTTCTTGACGGCAGTATTGAAGAGGAGAAAAAGCTGGAGATTAAAACAAAAATAGAATCTGATTCAGATAACAGGATTGCAGACCTTCATTTATGGAAAGTAGGGCCTGATGATTACGCTGCAATAATCTCCATTGTTACCCATTATCCAAAATCAGCAGAACATTATAAAAGCCTGTTAAAACAATATAATTATGTTTCTCATATTACAATTGAGGTTAATCAGTGCGGGGCAGCCGAAGGAGACCGCCCCTGTAATAAATCCCGCTGA
- a CDS encoding FeoB-associated Cys-rich membrane protein, giving the protein MELLIIILITGAAGIYLFKSFTKSLNSKKPGGCNCSGCSQSSCTLFKKED; this is encoded by the coding sequence ATGGAATTATTGATTATCATACTAATAACAGGGGCAGCAGGCATATATTTATTTAAATCATTTACAAAGAGTTTAAACAGCAAAAAACCAGGAGGCTGCAATTGCAGCGGCTGCAGCCAGAGTTCCTGCACCCTTTTCAAGAAAGAGGACTAG
- a CDS encoding acyl-CoA synthetase, with translation MSVTLNNMTQDEKSCYSSLNKENLDFLMNRYNKVNRWVIADMIRRSRYHYPDKKALIYGDKVLTYSELEDDCNRVGNALIDLGVKKYDRVAILAHNTIHHVLTWIGCCKAGAVYLAINYLLKGKDISYCINHSESKVFIVEDSLYDLVKDVLADMPAVKTLIWSDDGAGLVSPDNRFKDFNAWYKAYPASEPDTVLRIEDPCQMTYTSGTESLPKGVIISNQALMAEYVGAVIDGKYDENDINVNALPIYHCAQRDVFMNPVFWVGGTNILMMPDIGQILKNIAEYKATMFFAPPTVWIGMLRHPDFDKYDLSSLTKCYYGASIMPVEIIKEMMERLPGSKIYNYYGQTELAPYHTILKAEDAMTKLGSAGMAGLNMESRLEDDEGNPVEDINVPGEICGKGPHAMIMYFKDPEKTDQVMKGGWFHSGDIGVLDKDRYISVVDRKKDMIKTGGENVSTREVEEAIYKDKRVEEVSVVGVPHPKWVEAVAAVVVPRKGEIITREEIAGLCRKELAAFKVPKEVVFVDALPKTPTGKILKREMRVTYKDLFSE, from the coding sequence ATGTCTGTTACTTTAAACAACATGACCCAGGATGAAAAATCATGCTATTCAAGTTTAAACAAAGAGAATCTTGATTTTTTAATGAACCGTTACAATAAAGTCAACCGCTGGGTTATAGCTGATATGATCCGGAGAAGCCGGTATCATTATCCTGATAAAAAAGCCTTGATTTACGGAGATAAAGTCCTGACCTATTCAGAGCTTGAAGATGACTGCAACAGGGTTGGAAATGCTCTTATTGATCTGGGCGTAAAAAAATATGACAGGGTAGCGATCCTGGCTCACAATACAATTCACCATGTTCTGACATGGATTGGCTGCTGCAAGGCAGGAGCTGTGTATCTTGCAATTAATTATCTTTTAAAAGGAAAAGATATTTCCTACTGCATTAACCATTCTGAAAGCAAGGTTTTTATTGTTGAGGATTCTTTATATGATCTTGTTAAAGATGTGCTTGCAGACATGCCTGCAGTAAAAACCCTTATCTGGTCTGATGACGGAGCAGGACTTGTTTCTCCTGATAACAGGTTTAAAGATTTTAATGCCTGGTATAAGGCATATCCTGCATCAGAACCTGATACTGTTCTCCGCATAGAAGACCCCTGCCAGATGACCTATACAAGCGGAACCGAATCCCTGCCCAAAGGGGTTATAATCAGCAATCAGGCTCTTATGGCTGAATATGTGGGAGCTGTAATAGACGGGAAATATGATGAAAATGACATTAATGTCAATGCACTGCCCATTTATCACTGCGCCCAGAGGGACGTATTTATGAATCCTGTTTTCTGGGTTGGAGGAACCAATATTCTTATGATGCCTGATATTGGACAAATCCTTAAAAATATTGCTGAATACAAGGCAACCATGTTTTTTGCTCCTCCAACAGTCTGGATTGGTATGCTCAGACATCCTGATTTTGATAAATACGATCTTTCCAGTCTTACAAAATGTTATTATGGAGCATCCATAATGCCTGTTGAGATAATAAAAGAGATGATGGAAAGACTGCCGGGCAGTAAAATTTATAATTATTACGGTCAGACAGAGCTTGCTCCTTATCATACCATATTAAAGGCTGAAGATGCCATGACCAAACTTGGTTCTGCAGGCATGGCAGGTCTTAACATGGAATCCAGGCTTGAGGATGACGAGGGAAATCCTGTGGAAGATATTAATGTTCCTGGTGAAATCTGCGGAAAAGGTCCTCATGCCATGATAATGTATTTTAAAGACCCTGAAAAAACCGACCAGGTTATGAAAGGCGGATGGTTTCATTCAGGTGATATTGGAGTACTTGATAAGGACAGGTATATTTCAGTTGTTGACCGTAAAAAAGACATGATTAAAACAGGCGGAGAAAACGTATCCACAAGAGAGGTTGAAGAAGCTATATACAAGGATAAACGGGTTGAAGAGGTTTCTGTGGTAGGTGTTCCCCATCCCAAATGGGTCGAAGCTGTTGCAGCAGTGGTTGTTCCCAGAAAAGGAGAAATAATCACCAGAGAAGAGATTGCCGGACTTTGCAGAAAAGAACTTGCAGCTTTCAAGGTTCCCAAAGAAGTTGTTTTTGTAGATGCCCTGCCCAAAACTCCAACAGGAAAGATATTGAAACGTGAAATGCGTGTAACTTATAAGGATTTATTTTCAGAATAG
- a CDS encoding TRAP transporter permease — translation MVFDKRRKSAAELLKSETGDIRNLRPFEHYLVAVIAISWALFQLALADFLILESTIKRTIHLAFAISLLFLLNPCLKRPVKFLKFLSVTDRIPVIDYIFAILGAVTALYLAIDYEGIGMRAGMPITRDLVSGTILVILLLEATRRIIGPALSVIAIGFTAYAFLGPYMPDILAFKGVSLSKYMSNIALSTEGIYGIPIGVSASIVFLFVLMGALLDKAGAGLFFTNLALSILGRYKGGAAKAAVVASGATGIVSGSSIANIVTTGPFTIPLMKKIGYPPKKAAAIEVASSTDGQLMPPIMGAAAFIIAEYVNVPYLDVVKAAAIPAFVSYFGLFCITHLEASKLGIEGLAPEDTPDFFGTLKNGLHYLIPLAVLLYELVWLRHSPEMAAYRAILILFVIIFYQETRKSFSEKTGLKNAVKASFILIARGLIQGSKNMMSVALACAAAGIIVGVVNMGMGGMISGIVENLARGNIFLLLLITAMASLLIGMGLPTTATYIVMASLTAPIIVNVGGAYGYVIPIMAAHLFCFYFGILADDTPPVGLAAYAASAIADSEPIPTGIQGFLYDIRTSVIAFMFVFNPELILHNINSWPHALLIFGMALIGMSCFECFAQGWCLTRNKWYDIPFFLAASFILFNPGGAASLFHIDPGYKYYLFPLGIMIYGIVLFSQKMRMKKNDKKNKNPGAGAA, via the coding sequence ATGGTATTTGACAAAAGGCGTAAATCTGCAGCAGAACTGCTGAAAAGTGAAACCGGTGATATACGAAACCTTCGTCCCTTTGAACATTATCTTGTGGCAGTAATTGCCATTTCATGGGCTTTGTTTCAGCTTGCGCTTGCTGATTTTCTGATACTTGAGAGTACAATAAAACGAACAATTCACCTGGCATTTGCAATAAGTCTTCTTTTTCTTTTAAACCCCTGCCTTAAACGGCCTGTAAAGTTTTTAAAATTTCTTTCAGTTACTGACCGTATTCCTGTTATTGATTATATTTTTGCAATCCTGGGAGCTGTTACTGCTCTTTACCTGGCAATTGATTATGAAGGGATTGGCATGAGGGCAGGAATGCCGATTACCAGGGATCTGGTATCAGGTACCATCCTGGTTATCCTGCTCCTTGAAGCCACAAGGCGGATAATAGGTCCTGCTCTTTCAGTGATTGCCATAGGATTTACTGCATATGCTTTTCTAGGCCCATACATGCCTGATATACTGGCGTTTAAAGGTGTTTCCCTTAGTAAATACATGAGCAATATTGCACTTTCAACAGAAGGGATTTACGGCATACCTATTGGTGTATCTGCATCCATTGTTTTCCTTTTTGTGCTTATGGGTGCTTTGCTTGATAAAGCAGGAGCAGGCCTTTTTTTTACAAACCTGGCACTTTCAATACTGGGAAGATATAAAGGAGGAGCTGCAAAAGCTGCTGTTGTTGCCAGCGGAGCCACTGGTATTGTTTCAGGTTCCAGTATTGCCAATATTGTAACCACGGGGCCTTTTACAATCCCGCTGATGAAAAAAATCGGGTATCCTCCAAAAAAAGCTGCTGCCATAGAGGTTGCATCAAGTACAGACGGCCAGTTAATGCCTCCTATAATGGGAGCTGCTGCTTTTATTATTGCAGAATATGTTAATGTCCCATACTTAGATGTTGTTAAAGCTGCTGCCATACCTGCTTTTGTCTCATATTTCGGTTTGTTCTGCATTACCCATCTTGAAGCATCAAAACTTGGAATAGAAGGACTTGCTCCTGAAGATACCCCTGATTTCTTTGGAACTCTTAAAAACGGACTGCATTATTTAATCCCCCTGGCAGTCTTATTATATGAACTTGTCTGGCTCAGGCATTCCCCTGAAATGGCAGCTTACAGGGCAATCTTGATATTATTTGTAATTATCTTTTACCAGGAAACCAGGAAATCTTTTTCAGAAAAAACTGGATTAAAAAATGCAGTAAAAGCAAGCTTTATACTTATTGCCAGAGGTTTAATCCAGGGATCTAAAAATATGATGTCTGTTGCCCTGGCCTGTGCTGCAGCAGGGATTATTGTAGGTGTTGTCAATATGGGCATGGGGGGCATGATTTCAGGTATTGTTGAAAACCTGGCCCGGGGCAATATCTTCCTGCTTCTTTTGATTACAGCAATGGCAAGCCTGCTTATCGGCATGGGGCTTCCAACAACTGCAACCTATATTGTTATGGCATCCCTTACTGCCCCTATAATAGTAAACGTAGGAGGAGCTTATGGTTATGTGATTCCCATAATGGCTGCCCATCTTTTTTGTTTTTACTTTGGTATCCTGGCTGACGACACCCCTCCAGTGGGCCTTGCTGCTTATGCTGCTTCAGCTATTGCCGATTCTGAGCCTATTCCCACAGGTATTCAGGGATTTTTATATGATATACGAACCTCTGTAATAGCTTTTATGTTTGTGTTTAATCCTGAGCTTATTTTGCATAATATCAACTCCTGGCCCCATGCGCTTTTAATCTTTGGCATGGCTTTGATAGGCATGTCCTGTTTTGAGTGCTTTGCCCAGGGATGGTGTCTTACAAGAAATAAATGGTATGATATTCCGTTTTTCCTGGCTGCTTCCTTTATTCTCTTTAATCCAGGCGGTGCTGCTTCCTTATTTCATATTGATCCTGGTTATAAATATTACCTTTTTCCTCTTGGAATCATGATATATGGAATTGTATTGTTTTCTCAAAAAATGAGAATGAAAAAAAATGATAAAAAAAATAAAAACCCTGGTGCGGGGGCTGCTTAA